In Glycine soja cultivar W05 chromosome 10, ASM419377v2, whole genome shotgun sequence, the genomic stretch TATAAGTATAACAAAGGTTATAGGCTCtcttcacttttttattttataaaaaataaggaattttttatagtcaaaattaatttctctttttcattgcttaaaaaaatattcaaattgaaaaaataaaaatttcacaaGATAgtgattatataataatattatctaaCCCAAAGGATTGACTTAGCAACATACAGTTCCGTTGCATTTATATGAATGAGACCCAATAATTTATTTAGCGGGAGAATCTCTACGATGTGTAAAGTTCCTTTTAAATGACAATTACAAATCTTGAGTCGCGaacaaaatcaatctttcacttattaaaaaataattgaataatctTTTATCCAATaccaaaaaatatgataatgttatatttagtaatcaatattatcattaGAATCATAAGGATATGATGAAAAGTTTAGTGCgacaattaatttgttttaaaattaaaatcttatgttaaaactaaaataaatcagtataaaaaaaactaaaatcaatcaaaccataatcttttccctataaataacgttgatttttttttttttcattttatccacgGAGTCACGGACAATAAGAATGCATTGATCCTATTATGcatgttgaaattaattttttatagtactgttattttcttctattgattttaaaaattaaatttttacaattctttgaataaaaagatatttttcttattttcacaatttatttatttatttggttttttctaatttcaataataaattttccttttgactagaaagttgatttcaaaattaaaaattgtaggCGCTCATCCAATACTGTGATTTTTggtaaattttgattttgaatatttCTATGGCAAGGAAATAGTTCGTAAAAGAATTAgggtatttaaaaaaaagtattttttataggacacataattttatttaatagggTTATTCAAATGGACTAAGTCAGATTAGTTGACTGAAATAGCtcaattaattatgtaaattggACTCTGAAAATTGAAACACAGTATTAATTTAGTCTAACCTAACTAAAAAATTAGCTTGAACATTCAGGCTGGACTAACCATTGGcttgatatttaaattatttttaagcgttttatatttttataatcatttagAGCTTTATGtatttgaactattttttaagtaatataatttaaaaataataaataaaagggataagtataaaaaaacatttgtgtTGAGTTTCTTTAAGTTAGATTAAATATAGTAAATATGTCGAATATTAACACGTAATATGTTAATGTAaaagtttgaaaatattataatttgataggaaattaattttttttatataaatgatataTAGATATTATTAACTTGACTGCAATTCTTTTCTCAACTTGTAATTTAATTGGCCCagcctaaaaatatattaaccaaCAATGGAACAATGTATGCAATGATACTGATTTAAATTCATGCATCTATATAAATAGAGGTGGAAAATTAGCCAATTACACCAATACAATGTAtacaataataatgatatagGGAAAATGACAAGATAAAATgaatcattttcttattttaaattaaaatcaacttatgtatcataattttctttaaaaattctCTCATCTAATTCATCATAAGTTAAAATGCATAGGCACatttaaactaataaaaaatttatttatttattttcttatcgtataattatttgtcaaaaaaaaattaaaactagatCTATAGCAAATTTTGATTGAGTGTGCGGATATTACTTtagattatttataaataataaataatatgaaattgaTCGATTGCTTCATTCATTACATTAGTGAATCTTTATTAAACCCAGTTTGAATAGTTTGGTAGGCTTGAATGGGCTGGGCtcattaaacaaaaatacaaaatgatgAAAATTGATGACAGGATTCTTTGCCAATTTCTATTTCCACTCCCTTATTTTGCTTGTACACTACCCCTTGTCATTTGTTTACCTAATTTACCCTGTAAAACTTACTCCCTCGTCTCTATTCCGGAAAGCAGAGACCCTTGGCATTTTCCGATCGCACCAGAAACGCACAATCTATCTAGATGCAAAATTGTCTTCATATAGTGAAGGCCAAATAAATCGAATTCATGAAGACGGGAAAGAGACATACATATTTGTATAGggagaagtggaaattaaaagtacaactaaaaaaaaagaaccctttgtttatatttgtataatattctaacaaagttattataaaagaaattatcatcATAATGATTTTAGAATTTgaggttttttttaatattttaaagtgtAGTTGATGGTATACTAAGAAACTTTTTGATAATTGTTGTGTATAGCTAAATTTTGGgattaaatcatataaaaattgttaatttttctctcttaattcttccttttttatttgaataattgaaattttaacattatttaagtttttgtacAAAAAGTGttcaaatttatgaatttatagTGTTTGGTGAATAATTACAAcagaaaaacaaagtaaaacCCAATAAAGCAAATTAAAGATCTAAAGATGCTCATTTAGCGTGTCTTAGGCGCTTAGTGCGATGAAATTACTCAACGAGCAGAACACGCTTAGTGCAAAGAGTCACGTGGAGAAATTTGATCGTGAAGTCACGTTCAACGCAAGTCACGCGCTGAGCGCGAGGTTACCATCATACTTGCTAAGCGCGACAATCGAACTTAGCACGAATGTTGCATGAAATCTAAGCTGAACTACACTTATAAAAAGAGGAAGAGGAAAAGGAGAAAAGACACATAGAATATTCAAGAGAATACAATTTCTTGCAGAAGACAAAGGCTACAGGAGAATTAACCATTAGAAGTCATTGCTTCCCTCCATTCTCTTTCTTATCTACCCCCTTCACTACTCATTAccctcttgcaattgtaaagtctctcatgacaatAAGAGACTAAAACTCCTCTTGTTGTGAGCTTAGCAGgcaattatttttatgtaaatattcttcctatctatttaatttaatttcaatttcattgttTCTCTTCTGtgcttaattttattgattgtggcttgatcacccatattcatgataagttttaggggtagcattggaaaatatttatctctaaaagaattagaaaagaaaatctaaataattcatatctaAAGATAGAATGATTTTATTTAGCCTATTATACATATATGTTATTAATGCAATTTCATCGTTTTACCTCTTAAAGGAATTTGggagagaaaacaaataaagtaaGTTTTTCACATGAGGGATCATAGTTAGAGTATATGAATAAATGCAGATGATAATTAGAATaagattgaataaaaaaattattaatattacatcaagacTAGTTCTAGTAAGCTAGCCTCCAACATCTTCACATTATGAGTCAACTTCCGTTTCATTACTCCccgtttatttttcttcttttgtttattttaatatattaatttaaatttatgttcattttttcttaattagtttgtagcaagttattttattattctttttgtaactatttaaaccaatttattaattacttgaaGATTAAATATACACCTACTTaagtataaataaagttttCCTGAACTTACACTCGAACTTACATTTTACTTTACTATTTATACAAATTGGTACACTTACCAATAAGTCAATACTTTTGATTCCACGCCAAAAGAAACATGTATCATTAATAGAAACTTTTGGCTCCAGTATTAAAATTAACACcgctatttttttataaagaaattaaCACCACTAATAATTTAGAGtcaatttatatactttttacattagtaattattttttacggAATCAGTAAATTCACTAGTTCTTTCTCGTTATTGAAcattcaacaaataaatcagcactgaatttattttttcctttatacaAACTGGTATTTTCACAGGATACATCTCACTCTGACTGAATTGGATATTACGAGTAGTACAAACTACATATCTAAAACTTTAACtcaaaatcatttattaaactataataattttacatcagTTTATCCACGTCCTTATTAATCACATTAATGAATgcaatttaactatttaactAACATGATAACCAATAACAATATTGATTAATGGAGatattatttctttctattATTAATATAGGGATATTATCTCAATTAGTACTATTAGGATATGTATATTGATCAGTTTTGTGTTAATTTAAGGACCTTGTGTACGACAATGGATTAAACACACCCCGATGTGTTTCATTCGTAATGTGCAGAGCATAGATTCTTTACAGAAACGTTAGCTTTTACTATCTACGATGTAGAACAAAGCAATAAAAAGTCTTTTGCCTTCCCGTACCAATAGTTTTGGGTTCCTAATTTTGACAGACATTTTCTAATACTAGGAAGAAAAATACTTTCCTGAACACTTTTtaaaatcatcaattatcaaaGGTAGtggcaaaaaattaatttaaagcaTTAGATGCGGTGATTATCAAACGATGGCCACAATCCTAACATGAACCATCTTCTCTCTTCGTTACATGAACCCTTCAATGTTCATCAAAAAATTGATCTGTGGGAAGTTTCATGTGTTCCTAATAACTACATTAAGTTGCTATGCTCAGCAGCAAGTCAGTCACCCATTCAATAAATACTGCTAGCTATCAATATAGAGTGACCAATTACCATAGCCATTGTTTTTAGCATTCATAATTCGAGTAATCTAATGTTTACAGAAGTAATAAAACTATGGAAAGACCTTCAAAAAAGCAGATCATATAGCAGCCACACAAAGACACAAAATTTCCATAGATTGTAGCCCAGTTGAAGcctttgatttcttcttcttggatccatttttgttcacttttttCTTGGGTTGTTCCTCTACTACCGGTTGTTTGTTCTGTACATATTCATGAGTGGCAGACAGTGGATCCACTTGAAAGGTAGGATCGTCGAGAACAGCAGAAATTCGATCTCTTTCACTCAATCTGATGAACAAGGACAACGGCTTACAATTTACAAATACAATTTCATATATCAAATGATAAGTTATGGGCAATGCAGTATTGAATAATGATGGGAAACACTCTCACACTAGCATCTGCCTGGATTTACACTTAAGTTTGCTGTCATTCTCGTAACCTGGTTTCTTTGATGCCTTCACCTCAGGAAGGGACTCTAAAAGTGAAGATAGATTATATGCCTTCAATTTCTTCTGCCACCTTTGTTGTttggtctttttctttttctgacaGAAGACAGCATTTTCAGAAAATCAATAACACAGGacacataaaagtgataaaaCTAGAGGAGCACATATCTCTTAAACGAAACACGACTCAGTCAGTACAACAACAAAGCAATCAAATATTCAGGACATCCTCAATAAAGATTCGTCCAGAATATTCAAGAAAACTGGTAAAATCCATAAAAGATAAACCATCGGTTCAAGATAGTTCAAAAGTTTGCTACATTACATTGGAACATGAAAGTCTtcctttaaaaagaaaaaaaatataaaatgttattctattttaaaatttctgagTCTCAAATCCAGTGTCCTGTAAATCAATATTAAACAGGTATCCAGGTCATCTCATGCCAATGCATCAACAGTGTACACAACatttcatcaacaattactTGTAGGAAGAGTAAACATGCtttttaaaatgaaactaaaaactCATCTGTTACTCATTGTTAGTTATATTAGTTGGTCAATTAATCAGTTTCCATTACACTCCTATGAATACATAAAGTTCCCTCTTGTATCATCATCTTTTCATATTAATCAATACAATGAGTTACTTTTATAGAATGTCCTCGTGTGTTCTTTAAGCCCTATGATGTGTGACCACATCAAAGGAGTGTTACTTGTATGTTGCATCACGATCAAAACTCCAATATCGTCCTAATATTTCCTTCAGCAACAAAATTACATGAATGCCAAATTATGACTGTGAGAGCAAGCATGTGTATTCAACATACGACAGAATGCCCAGTCTGTCCCTATCTAAAGTTGTAAAGTggagaacaagaacaagaacttAGCTGAAAAGTCTTCAACATGTCCATGAAcaatataacatttatttaaacCAATGAATCCACCTTTATAAACCAAGTGAAGTTACtagcaaatttaatatatatatatatatatatatataacagagggaaaggaataataataaaacatataatgaacgaaataataattaaataacaaatcaATTATAACAAATCACTTAAAACATaatacataatataataaactaaataatataatgaaataaaataaataaaacaaaacatgtaatatgataaactaaaaaagaagaataaaaattaaattaatatgtttgagtgaagttattttaatttgtgataTGAAATTTTGGACTACTTTTATAATAggtcataaaattttaattttttttatatatatctgaTTAAATTTGGACTAATTAGTGACATACCAATTCAATTATTGATTCATTATTTTAATGCATATCAATTATTGGACCAATTTTTACATTAGTGATCCAAATCCAACATATAATGGCAATAAGATTTAAAAAGATTCCACGTAAACCATTACAAGTGATCACTCTTTAAACCAATTATTCTTTAACATCATCAGTGAGAAAGTAGAACTTAAAACCTAGTGCAAGTTACTTCTCAATATACTGTTCTGTTAAACCAATTCTAATGGCTTAAAAGGAGACAAAATGAGTGAACTTTTTTGTCCAGTTTTCCTCTTCATTATACTTCGCACTAAGCTATATGGTGATCTTCAACATATATACCCAATATTAAAATGGTGAGAGGCTAAGAATGAACGATTGCAAAATTCAACGAGCTCTATCTACTTTAAACCAGGACCCTAAAAAATGGACATGATGGAACATCGAAGTAGTTTGGGCTTAAAAGGAAATGCATATAGCAAGTAAATGGAGGACAAAGCGTGTGACTTTTATGCATTGATAATAACTAAGTCTTTTGACTTTGACCACTTTCATTAGTGACAAAACAAGTGTAATTATTTCTCTCTTCCAAAACAACACAAGCCCGGGGCATAAATGTATTTATCATCTTGTGAATTCTTTACGACAAAAAAGTGGGGCTTTCCCACAAATATACTCCCTTCATTTAAACACTGTTACTAGTACTAGTATCTTTTAAGGTAATTATATTATTCTACTGTATTGTTTATTGATATACCAATAACTAAGATGATTCATTTACCTTACTGCCTAATGCCTATTCTATTCTATTGAGAGATTTGAGGACACAAGCGGGGTCAAATTGAAAGGGAAATATAGGTTTATGAAATCATTATACATCAATTCTTATCTCAACCAATGTTAAAATGGCTTTTTTACGCTGATTTTTATTTGAACCAATGTAAAAATATCGTTTCTATTTCGATTAAGAAATAACCGATTTAAATGAGTTGACTTTAATTGCAAAACTTCATCATGTCACTTTCTACATCATTTTGtaaacaaccgatgtagaaatgaTAACAACATACAAAAAACATTTATGTGTGTTAGTACATGTGCTTCCATTAGTGAATGGACATACTTTTTAAAAAGAGGAATTTTCCTTAATAAAAAGGAAATGTAGATATAAAATACACATTGTTAAGACAAAGGACGAACTAAGAACCCTAAATGATTTGGTTTAACAAACAAATAGGTAAGTTTTCAaagctaaattaaaaaatacatgtttttaATAAGACTACGACTTCGTTCTATTGTCTATTGAATAGACGATGCAACAACAAAACGTAGATTTTAATGTAATTTGCAATTGTAGTTTGAATATCTTTACAGGAAGCTTTATGAGCCCGTGATCTGATATATCTCAAATGTACACTTAAAATGCTAAAAAAACAAGGTCAACAAGGTATAAGCTACTGTAACTCCTAACAAGGTGTGCTTATAAGAAATAGAACTTGAACGTACTTTTCTGAATATAAAGTAAACATGCTAACTTCTAAAAGATTTCATGTACAAGAAAGGAGAGATAAACACAATGTTTTATCATATCAAAGTGACTAATTAGTGAAAGACATTTAATGCCCCCaacaatcattttctctcattgaagaaataaaaataaagaaactcaACAAAAGTCACGATGAATACCTTGAAGCCTTCCTATAAATACTAGAGATATCAAGCAAAAGCCAAGAGAATTTGCTGAAGTTTAACATTCATTTATTTGTCAGTTTGTATCGTGAGCCTAATTGGACCATGATACACACCCAAAGATATCAAGCCTAATTTCAGTCATGATCCTTTTCTTGGAGACGCTTTGCATATCAGTCCTTGTTATTTGGATATTCTTTTAGTGTGGATATATGTAATTGATCATAGTTGCGTTAAACTTAAGTATTACCAAAGCACAAAGTTAACTGACCTAAAACACTTTAACACCTATTGAGGATAGTCATTTTTCTTCCACCTTCTTTCCCACTTTGTGAAAAGTAAGAGCACAGGCCCTTATCCTATATAGGCATCATCCTTACTAAACCCTCATTATGTCTCAATCTCAAGTGAACTCAATATTTTTCACAGAATAATAATCATCTTGCTCCTAATGTGAAAGGAGTAAATAGGTGAGTAAACACAGTAACACCGTAATAAACCGAGCTAGAAAACAAGTTCTGTCAATCAATACCTTAGCTTTTATAGATGAAAAAATGATGTGGCAGGCTAGAGAAAATTGAATGAAACCAACTCCACTATTTATTACTTTCAAAATGCGAGAACATATTCAGTGCAGAAGTCTAAATTTCTGAAAGAATGTAGAAGAATGAATTAAACTTCGTGGTCAAGAATAATTACTCTAATGATCTAATTCAGCAGGAAGATTATAGGAAGAACTACACATTCCAATATCTATTTtcccaaaattcaaagaacaAGCAGTACCTCAGGTCCCTATTATTACAACAAGATAGAGCAGAaccaaatagaaaaagaaataatcaaacgGGAAGGGAAAGCTTTGGCTACAATTCCCTAGCCGAATTAAGGCACGGCTTTATTCTAGTAACAGATCACTAATAAACTAGAGAAAGACACTGAATTATTCTGTTGCCATTATTTTTACACCTTGGTCTCCTCTTCTTGCTCTCCCGAAATCTCCTCCAAGGATCTACCCTTGGCCTCAGGCACCAAGAAAGTGAACATGAAGCCTAAAATGTTAATCACACCCAACACAAGCAGTGAATTCCTCACACCAATACCTGCAGGGTACCCTGCATCTGCTTTGCTCGGGTCCTGATTCTGTGCCAAATATAAAAACCCGAATGCACCAACCATAGCCCCGAGCTTCCCAGATGCTGAAGATATTCCATGGCAAGTGGATCTAAATCTAGCTGGGAAAATCTCCGCCGGCACAACAAATGTGGTGGCATTAGGCCCAAAGTTTGCAAAGAAGAATGTGAGAGAGTAAATGACCACAAATCCAATTCTGTTCTCCCTAAGAGTCCAGTGATCATAGGGAATGGCAAGAGCAAACATGAAGATAGTCATAAAGAAGAATCCCATCAATTGGATGGCGAATCTTCCTATCCTATCAATGAAGGCCACAGTGAACCAGTATCCAGGAACTGTACTGCATAGAGCAATAAGAGTTTGAGCCCTTGCAATAAAGAAAACCTCCTCAAGAGCATTCATTGTTTTTGCCGGAGGAATCCAACCAATTGCGCTGAAGATATCCTTCTGGAAAAGATTTTGGCTGTAGAATGCAATGTCAAGCAAGAACCATGTGCTTGTTGTTCCGAGCAGATGCAGTCCATGGCGACTCATGAACTCCTTGGAGAACAATCCATATGATTTAGCTTgtgcctcctcctccttctttgGCTCGGCTTGAATCTCCATGTTCATAACCTTAGACATATCTGCTGCAGCCTTCTCCATATTCTTGGCAACCAAGGCAGTGTAACGAGCGGTTTCTGGCATCTTGGATCGCGAGTAGTAAGTCATTGCAGCAGGAATTGCTCCAAACATGAGAATTATCCTCCAAACATAGTCTGCTTGTGGAACAGTCGAACCCAACGGATCAACCTCGTATGGTGGAGAATCAAACTTGGACTTGAACACAGATGCTATGATAATAGCAAACACACCTCCTGCCAAAATTCCAAAACCCTGCATGGCAAACACTGCAGCTATAAAGGCACCTCGAGTCTTCTTATTAGAATACTCAGACATTATGGTGGCCGAAAGAGGGTAGTCTCCACCAATGCCAAAACCAAGCCAGAAGCGAAAGAAGCATAGAGTTGTCATCACAGTCTTTGCATCGTGTCCGAAGGATAGACCCGAAGCAATGGAAGCTATAACCATAAGCGCAAGGGTCATGCCATAGACCTTTTTTCGGCCCATTTTGTCGCCGAGCCAGCCAAAGAAGAGTTGCCCTGAAAGTGTTCCAACAAAAGCTACACCATTAACTGCAGCTGACACATTGGGAGGCAATGAACCAGGCTTTGCAGCCCCATCAACGTGGTAGTAAATGCGACCAAGTAGCTTTGTGACTAGTGATATACAGAACAGATCATAAGCATCAGTGAAGAAGCCCATTCCAGCAATGATGATTGCTGTGAAATGATACCATTGTGTCTTTGCCACGTCCAGGGCATTCAGCACCTGAACTTGCTCCTTCCCCATCGCTACCAAGCTTTCcttctctctccctccctctcACTCCTAAATGTTTACTTCTCTGCAAAAGTGGATGCAACAGATTACAAAGTATTGTGCTAAAAGTTCAAAAACATAGCACCAATATGCATATGCAGGGTCATTTTTCATTAGTGACTGCCATATGATGACCATGAACAGTACTAGAACCATAAAAAATACTAACTCAATCAGGCTGCGAGATAATCAATTATGTACAGATAGAATTTCAATTCTAGTTACACAACATAAGAAAGGTAAAAGCATGTTAAACAATACATGCAGAGTAATCCAGCTACAGCACCATGTGTTACCTTATATTGGAAAACTGGAAGGCCTTTCCAACCAAGTTGAGCGAACACGGtagttacataaaaaattaaagctatgctaattcaattttttaataacataaaaGAAGAATATAAGATAGGGGCAATCAAACTAGTATTTAAGATATACCAAACTATACCCAATTATCTAATTAAGGTCGTACTCAAGATGCATACTAATATTTctgaacaaatttattttaatatgtatcCAATACGTTTAACAAAACGAAATACTAGTTCTCCACAACGTGACGAACCAAGGTTCGAATCCTCGCTGGGAGAGATGCCCACTATGAGTGCCCATCAGTACCTCAAATAGGATTGCCTCCGAAGGGGAAACGTATGagggagaaaaaatgaaaaagtatgCTTCAGATGTACCAAAATTCATTGGGAAAAATTGTAATCGAACAAATATGTCCTTTAGAAAGAAGACCAGGACATAAGAGAACAAACAGGTACAGGTGAATTCATATATGATAAACTAGCGCTGCTGCCACGAGAAAATGCAAAAGATATCACGATCTGAACTCAAAAAACAAATGACATACACACAAAATTAATGgtaatgtaaatatatttgctttcagttttcaattttcatgcaAAGACAATCATTAAATCCCTGCCAATATCTGCAAATCAATTCAGAAATCGTCTTGCTGAGTCATGTATGCTACGTCTAAATGGCACATCTATTAAATTAGGATAAGAGTAAAACAGAACATAAACAG encodes the following:
- the LOC114370217 gene encoding uncharacterized protein LOC114370217, which codes for MEAHKKKKTKQQRWQKKLKAYNLSSLLESLPEVKASKKPGYENDSKLKCKSRQMLVLSERDRISAVLDDPTFQVDPLSATHEYVQNKQPVVEEQPKKKVNKNGSKKKKSKASTGLQSMEILCLCVAAI
- the LOC114370239 gene encoding inorganic phosphate transporter 1-4, whose protein sequence is MGKEQVQVLNALDVAKTQWYHFTAIIIAGMGFFTDAYDLFCISLVTKLLGRIYYHVDGAAKPGSLPPNVSAAVNGVAFVGTLSGQLFFGWLGDKMGRKKVYGMTLALMVIASIASGLSFGHDAKTVMTTLCFFRFWLGFGIGGDYPLSATIMSEYSNKKTRGAFIAAVFAMQGFGILAGGVFAIIIASVFKSKFDSPPYEVDPLGSTVPQADYVWRIILMFGAIPAAMTYYSRSKMPETARYTALVAKNMEKAAADMSKVMNMEIQAEPKKEEEAQAKSYGLFSKEFMSRHGLHLLGTTSTWFLLDIAFYSQNLFQKDIFSAIGWIPPAKTMNALEEVFFIARAQTLIALCSTVPGYWFTVAFIDRIGRFAIQLMGFFFMTIFMFALAIPYDHWTLRENRIGFVVIYSLTFFFANFGPNATTFVVPAEIFPARFRSTCHGISSASGKLGAMVGAFGFLYLAQNQDPSKADAGYPAGIGVRNSLLVLGVINILGFMFTFLVPEAKGRSLEEISGEQEEETKV